The following are from one region of the Vitis riparia cultivar Riparia Gloire de Montpellier isolate 1030 chromosome 9, EGFV_Vit.rip_1.0, whole genome shotgun sequence genome:
- the LOC117922314 gene encoding shikimate O-hydroxycinnamoyltransferase, which produces MIINVRESTMVRPAEETPRRSLWNSNVDLVVPRMHTPSVYFYRPSGAANFFDPQVMKEALSKVLVPFYPMAGRLRRDEDGRIEIDCNAEGVLFVEADTGSVIDDFGDFAPTLELRQLIPTVDYSGDIGSYSLLILQVTHFKCGGVSLGVGMQHHVADGASGLHFINTWSDMARGLDITIPPFIDRTLLRARDPPQPAFHHIEYQPPPQLKAPLPNTQNTNVCIFRITRDQLNTLKNKSKEDGNTISYSSYVMLAGHVWRCACKARSLPADQDSKMYIATDGRSRLRPALPPGYFGNVIFTTTPVAVAGDLMSKPLWYAASKIHNALARMDDEYLRSALDYLEIQPDLTALVRGAHTFRCPNIGITSWTRLPIYDADFGWGRPIFMGPGGIALEGLAFALPSPTNDGSLSIAISLQEDHMKLFQKYLYEI; this is translated from the exons ATGATCATAAACGTGAGGGAGTCGACGATGGTGCGGCCGGCGGAGGAGACGCCGCGGCGGAGCCTGTGGAACTCGAATGTCGATCTGGTGGTACCGCGGATGCACACGCCAAGCGTCTACTTTTACCGCCCTTCCGGTGCTGCCAACTTCTTCGACCCTCAGGTCATGAAAGAGGCACTGAGCAAGGTTTTGGTGCCATTCTACCCCATGGCCGGGCGGCTCCGGCGAGACGAGGACGGCCGTATCGAGATCGACTGCAACGCTGAGGGCGTCCTCTTCGTCGAGGCGGATACCGGCTCTGTCATCGACGATTTCGGTGATTTCGCCCCTACTCTGGAGCTCCGGCAACTCATTCCGACGGTGGATTACTCCGGCGATATTGGATCCTATTCTCTCCTCATTCTCCAG GTAACACATTTCAAATGTGGTGGGGTGTCGTTAGGCGTGGGTATGCAGCACCACGTAGCGGACGGTGCGTCTGGGCTGCACTTCATAAACACGTGGTCAGACATGGCGCGTGGGTTGGACATCACCATCCCCCCCTTCATCGACCGCACCCTCCTACGGGCCCGCGACCCACCCCAGCCTGCTTTCCACCACATTGAGTACCAACCCCCTCCCCAGCTCAAAGCCCCACTACCCAACACTCAGAACACCAATGTTTGCATCTTCAGGATCACCCGGGACCAGCTCAACACCCTCAAGAACAAATCAAAAGAAGATGGCAACACAATCAGTTATAGCTCCTACGTCATGCTTGCCGGCCACGTCTGGCGCTGCGCCTGCAAGGCACGGTCCCTACCCGCCGACCAAGACAGCAAGATGTATATCGCCACCGACGGTCGCTCACGCCTCCGCCCCGCCCTGCCCCCTGGATACTTCGGAAACGTCATATTCACGACGACGCCGGTGGCCGTCGCTGGAGATTTGATGTCCAAACCGCTGTGGTACGCCGCCAGCAAGATCCACAACGCACTGGCGAGGATGGATGACGAGTATTTAAGGTCAGCCTTGGACTACCTGGAGATACAGCCAGATCTAACAGCTCTGGTGCGCGGTGCCCACACCTTTCGGTGCCCAAATATCGGGATAACGAGTTGGACCAGGTTACCGATCTACGACGCGGACTTCGGGTGGGGGCGGCCCATTTTCATGGGCCCGGGTGGGATCGCATTGGAGGGGCTGGCCTTTGCGCTGCCCAGCCCAACCAACGATGGGAGCTTGTCCATCGCCATTTCGCTGCAGGAGGACCATATGAAACTCTTCCAGAAGTACCTATACgagatttaa